The Arthrobacter burdickii genomic interval CAGGGAGGGGATAGATCTGCTGCGCGGTCTGGTCGAGATCGCAAGCCGTGACCAGGGGGATTCTCTTACCCAGATGTTCGCGATGCTCGCAGCTGAGGCGACAGACATCGAGCACCCGGCCCATGACTATTTTCAGGGCCGTTATGACCTGATCGTCGGGACCGTTCAGCGCGCTCTGACAGAAGCCGCCGCCGAAGGTACCCTTCGCGAAGGGCACGATCCGGACCGGCTTGCCCGAGCATACGTTGCACTGTCCGATGGCCTGCAGCTGCAGGCCCTGTACCGGCCGGCAGCGTTTTCGCAGGCTGAGCTGATCAAAGAGTTCCTTGAGGAGTTTCTCACCGTCCCGCTCTAGGCGCTATGGCCGGACTTGCCCTGCGCCGCCCGATTGCCCTAGGTTCATTCCATTCGTCTTAGCCGACCCTGTCGGAGCGGTTTCGCTGCCAGTAAACCTGCGCAGGAGATCCGGGCTGGAAACCCAAGGACCTTTCAACTTTCTCGAAAGGGGCCCCCTATGCCTTCCACGCCGACGCAGCACAGCCGTTGGATAGTGCTCGGTACTGTCTCACTCACTCAACTCGTGATCGTCCTGGACGGGACGATCATCAACGTCGCACTACTCAGCGCGCAGGAAGAGCTCTCCCTTGCGGACTCCGAGCGGCACTGGGTGGTCACCGCCTATGTCCTGGCATTCGGGTCCTTTCTACTCCTAGGTGGCCGGATCGCGGACCACTGGGGGCATAAACGCACATTCCTGCTCGGGCTGGCCTTGTTCGGTGCAACATCTGTGTGGGGCGGTCTCGCCTCGAGTGGCCTCAGCCTGTTTCTGGCCCGCGGAGGACAGGGACTCGCCGCGTCACTGCTGGCTCCGGCCGCCTTGGCGGTGCTGACCGTCACCTTCCCGTCCGGCAAGGAACGGAACACGGCATTCGCCGTTTTCGGCAGCCTCTCCGGCATAGGTTCCGTGCTGGGGCTTCTGCTGGGCGGAGTGCTCACAGAGTACGCCGACTGGAGGTGGTGCCTGCTGATCAACGTACCGCTCGTCCTCCTTGGGCTCGTAGCGGGGCAGTGGGTGCTGTCGAACCCCGCCTCCCGCAGCAGGGGTCGCTACGACATCGCTGGCGCCCTCACCGTTTCAACCGGCTTCGGGCTCCTGGTTTTTGGTCTCAGCAACGCCCAGAACACCACTTCACCATTCCAGTCCTTCGCCCCGATCGTGTTCGGACTCATTCTGCTCGCGGTCTTCGTCAAGGTAGAACAGCGCTCACCCTCACCGCTCCTTCCTCTCTATGTGCTGCAGGACCGCAATCGAGCGGCAGCCTTCATCCTGCAGGCACTCATGGGGGCGGTAATGACAGGCACCATGCTGTACCTCACCTTCCACTTGCAATCCGTCCTTAACATGGGGCCTTTGGTCGCGGGTCTGGCAACGGTGCCCATTACGGCAGCCCTGATGGCATCCG includes:
- a CDS encoding TetR/AcrR family transcriptional regulator → MTTTATKPRGEYAKTAKRRDDIVTAALSVFSTAGFVSASMSEIAKRAGLTLPGLRHHFASKFDLLQEVLFRRDLDANKHLEGREGIDLLRGLVEIASRDQGDSLTQMFAMLAAEATDIEHPAHDYFQGRYDLIVGTVQRALTEAAAEGTLREGHDPDRLARAYVALSDGLQLQALYRPAAFSQAELIKEFLEEFLTVPL
- a CDS encoding MFS transporter; the encoded protein is MPSTPTQHSRWIVLGTVSLTQLVIVLDGTIINVALLSAQEELSLADSERHWVVTAYVLAFGSFLLLGGRIADHWGHKRTFLLGLALFGATSVWGGLASSGLSLFLARGGQGLAASLLAPAALAVLTVTFPSGKERNTAFAVFGSLSGIGSVLGLLLGGVLTEYADWRWCLLINVPLVLLGLVAGQWVLSNPASRSRGRYDIAGALTVSTGFGLLVFGLSNAQNTTSPFQSFAPIVFGLILLAVFVKVEQRSPSPLLPLYVLQDRNRAAAFILQALMGAVMTGTMLYLTFHLQSVLNMGPLVAGLATVPITAALMASVYFAIQLMDRHGPRRQLVFGPVLSAVGLLWLSRVTIDGSYWTEVLPGMILLGSGFAFSIVPLQNLALFNVADRDAGAAAAASSASGQVGGSLGLAAISIVYTVALGQQDSESVEALVAGYRAVFLATAALLLVSALIASLMIRTRVFLPSPEAQQVHVP